Proteins found in one bacterium genomic segment:
- a CDS encoding YebC/PmpR family DNA-binding transcriptional regulator: MSGHSKWHSIKHKKAAVDAKRGKLFTRVIKELQIAARLGGSDPGGNPRLRTAIQSAKDVNMPKDTMERAIKKGAGELEGSSYEEILYEGYAPGGVAVMVEVTTDNRNRAASEIRHTFTKYGGNLGNSGCVSYLFERKGVIEAECEDDDKVMEAALEAGAEDIESEEGFHEITTNPDDVQDVREGMEAAGIKVTSSGIRQIPTNTVTLELKDAQSCLKLIGALEDNDDVDEVYANHDIPDEISEQLED; encoded by the coding sequence ATGTCCGGCCACAGTAAATGGCATTCCATTAAGCACAAGAAAGCCGCGGTCGACGCGAAGCGCGGCAAGCTGTTCACTCGCGTCATCAAGGAGCTTCAGATCGCCGCCCGCCTGGGCGGAAGCGATCCCGGCGGGAACCCGCGACTGCGCACTGCCATCCAGTCCGCAAAAGATGTCAACATGCCCAAGGACACAATGGAGCGCGCCATCAAGAAAGGCGCCGGTGAACTGGAAGGCTCGTCCTACGAAGAGATCCTCTACGAAGGTTATGCTCCGGGCGGCGTCGCGGTAATGGTCGAAGTCACTACCGACAATCGCAATCGCGCAGCTTCGGAGATTCGCCACACCTTCACGAAATACGGTGGGAACCTTGGGAACTCGGGCTGTGTCAGCTATCTGTTCGAGCGCAAGGGCGTTATCGAAGCGGAATGCGAAGACGACGACAAGGTGATGGAGGCGGCCCTCGAAGCCGGGGCGGAAGACATCGAGAGCGAAGAGGGGTTCCACGAGATCACGACGAATCCGGACGACGTCCAGGATGTTCGTGAGGGTATGGAAGCGGCCGGCATCAAGGTCACGAGCTCCGGCATTCGCCAGATCCCGACGAACACGGTTACCCTTGAACTGAAGGACGCGCAGAGCTGCCTGAAGCTCATCGGCGCCCTGGAAGACAACGATGACGTCGATGAGGTCTACGCCAACCACGACATTCCGGACGAAATTTCAGAGCAGTTGGAAGACTGA
- a CDS encoding TlyA family RNA methyltransferase: MAKIPKQRVDELLVEQGLAGDLAEAAGLVRAGRVHGADRRYEKPGESVRTNVKLSVKGREHPYVGRGGLKLAGALDRFGIEPTERACLDLGASTGGFTDCLLQRGARGVLAIDVGRGQLHERLIRDPRVTSREQTHLKDLKAADMPPELSLVVADLSFISLRACIPMISALLPEGCEAILLVKPQFELPPGDVPEGGVVTDEAPRRKAVEEVLGAALEQRFVLLGAAASPVAGADGNREFFVYLKKPRGGESGPGFAVDDILADAFN, from the coding sequence ATGGCGAAGATCCCCAAACAGCGTGTCGATGAACTGCTCGTTGAACAGGGCCTCGCCGGCGATCTGGCGGAGGCTGCCGGTCTCGTTCGCGCCGGTCGTGTGCATGGGGCGGATCGGCGCTACGAGAAGCCTGGAGAGTCGGTGCGTACAAATGTCAAACTTTCAGTCAAAGGGCGTGAGCATCCCTATGTGGGCCGCGGAGGACTGAAGCTGGCGGGAGCACTCGACCGATTTGGCATCGAACCGACTGAACGCGCCTGCCTGGACCTGGGAGCCAGCACGGGAGGATTCACCGATTGCCTGCTGCAGCGCGGCGCACGGGGGGTGCTCGCCATCGATGTCGGGCGCGGGCAGTTGCACGAACGACTTATTCGAGATCCACGCGTCACCAGCCGAGAGCAGACGCACCTGAAAGACCTGAAGGCTGCCGACATGCCTCCGGAACTGTCGCTGGTCGTGGCAGATCTGTCGTTCATCTCGCTGCGAGCTTGCATTCCGATGATCTCAGCGCTCCTACCGGAAGGCTGCGAAGCCATTCTCCTGGTCAAACCCCAGTTCGAACTGCCGCCGGGTGATGTCCCCGAGGGCGGTGTCGTGACCGATGAGGCGCCTCGACGGAAGGCCGTCGAGGAGGTACTGGGGGCCGCGCTCGAACAGAGATTTGTGCTTCTGGGGGCTGCCGCGTCGCCAGTGGCCGGCGCGGACGGAAATCGCGAGTTCTTCGTCTACTTGAAGAAGCCAAGGGGCGGCGAAAGTGGCCCGGGCTTCGCTGTTGACGATATCCTGGCGGACGCTTTCAACTGA
- a CDS encoding tetratricopeptide repeat protein gives MRLLSGKLGPKLTVAGTSLVLGIFWAGCASAPHVPEPMQDVTTDSMVIEAPTMDEPVVEMAQVEEPAEQQKPQKPEVSAEPTPIPAPTPIPTPVITDTPPPEHYLFPAPLGPMIVPHTVVEMDDAAEAPPIFDALGEKAKEAYVQGALKNQSGYPTQAFEYFMEAVEQDPENLWLKNRAAEAALYQHDLPRAQKLSEEVLEADPDNYTAMLLLAKLSTYREKYDEAKEWYHKVLDVKDKNIEALQSLARIAYSEDQDLEKVKEYAGRILKVDGRNYEAMLLHAEASALTGDIQYAAGLYSQLVKYNPAIISRLMGMAQRLVQMDRVDDATELLREGVIMQPESVAVRRQWETILMKEGGDEAVIEGYEALLAPNPLEIDLHELFADYLARAGDVDRLEEEREKMLEINPRHVPSILSLARIAMIRGDQEHANELFERALEAGPEDASTYREIALVYMDQGKLDRAEDLLRTAMTIDPEDPDTLLAMAALSERFDDPKQTERLLKRALDLAPANDHMLKLLGDFYRRHNRTEEASQLYEQLLAVDPENTENQVTLAVLYFILENETALDRVQKAAPAVVADKFGFFFDYGRMAMQYGEWDRGRWAFEKALQISPKNINVRRDLATAYLHLNENEIAERTLLEAEGMYTEGESHTTWLLSMVGLYQDLRQYEKALEYIQKLLEENPDEPVYREQEMIFLATLGRTDEVTEKLNSYIRDYSIDEPMQTKLTRASVYQALGETDRAIGVLRPLVSDNPNDIELLYRLANLYGEQEEVNLAEHYYDAVIEESEGNPELVGMLLNACNNLAYLYATTGTDLDRAEELVGRALELAPRAGYILDTMGWVKFQQKQYAEAEDWLKRAEKLSLDDAELLEHLGDLYEATNRPELARRYYEKAAKIDPKSAAAEKLKELGTE, from the coding sequence ATGAGACTTCTCAGCGGGAAACTCGGACCGAAACTCACCGTCGCGGGAACATCATTGGTACTTGGAATCTTCTGGGCGGGGTGCGCCAGCGCGCCACACGTGCCGGAACCAATGCAGGATGTGACCACGGATAGCATGGTGATCGAAGCACCGACGATGGATGAGCCGGTGGTCGAAATGGCCCAGGTCGAGGAGCCCGCCGAACAACAGAAGCCTCAGAAGCCGGAGGTCAGCGCCGAACCGACCCCGATCCCAGCACCCACGCCGATCCCGACGCCGGTCATCACCGACACTCCCCCGCCAGAGCACTACCTGTTCCCGGCGCCGCTCGGCCCGATGATCGTGCCGCACACGGTGGTGGAAATGGACGATGCGGCGGAAGCGCCGCCAATCTTCGATGCCCTCGGTGAGAAGGCCAAAGAAGCGTATGTCCAGGGCGCGTTGAAGAACCAGTCCGGCTATCCGACGCAGGCGTTCGAGTATTTCATGGAGGCCGTGGAGCAGGATCCGGAGAATCTGTGGCTGAAGAATCGCGCCGCAGAAGCCGCGCTCTATCAGCACGATCTTCCGCGGGCGCAGAAACTGTCCGAGGAAGTCCTCGAAGCCGATCCGGATAATTACACGGCGATGCTGCTACTGGCGAAGCTGAGCACCTATCGCGAGAAGTACGACGAGGCCAAGGAGTGGTATCATAAGGTCCTCGACGTGAAGGACAAGAATATCGAGGCGCTGCAGAGCCTGGCCCGGATTGCGTATAGCGAAGACCAGGATCTGGAGAAAGTCAAAGAGTACGCCGGGCGAATCCTGAAAGTCGACGGACGCAATTACGAGGCGATGTTGCTGCACGCCGAGGCCAGTGCACTGACTGGAGATATTCAATACGCAGCCGGCCTTTATTCGCAGTTGGTGAAGTACAACCCCGCGATCATCTCGCGCCTGATGGGAATGGCGCAACGTCTTGTGCAGATGGATCGTGTCGACGATGCGACGGAATTGCTGCGCGAAGGTGTTATCATGCAGCCGGAATCGGTGGCTGTACGTCGCCAGTGGGAAACGATCCTGATGAAGGAAGGCGGCGACGAGGCGGTCATTGAAGGCTACGAGGCGCTTCTCGCGCCGAATCCGCTGGAGATCGACCTGCACGAGCTGTTCGCGGATTACCTGGCTCGGGCGGGCGATGTCGATCGCCTGGAAGAAGAACGCGAGAAGATGCTGGAGATCAATCCGCGCCATGTTCCAAGCATCCTGTCTCTGGCGCGAATCGCGATGATTCGGGGCGACCAGGAGCATGCGAATGAGCTGTTTGAGCGCGCCCTTGAGGCGGGACCTGAAGACGCCTCCACGTATCGCGAGATCGCGCTCGTCTACATGGATCAGGGTAAACTGGACCGCGCTGAAGACTTGCTGCGCACGGCGATGACGATCGATCCGGAAGATCCGGACACGCTGCTGGCAATGGCGGCGCTGAGTGAACGTTTCGATGATCCGAAGCAAACGGAGCGTTTGCTGAAGCGCGCTCTCGATCTCGCGCCGGCCAACGATCACATGCTGAAGCTGCTGGGCGATTTCTACCGCCGGCACAACCGCACGGAAGAGGCTTCGCAACTCTACGAGCAATTGCTCGCCGTCGATCCCGAGAACACTGAGAACCAGGTAACTCTGGCGGTCCTCTACTTCATCCTGGAGAACGAGACGGCGCTGGACCGCGTGCAGAAAGCTGCGCCGGCCGTCGTTGCTGACAAGTTCGGTTTCTTCTTCGATTACGGCCGTATGGCGATGCAGTACGGCGAGTGGGATCGCGGTCGCTGGGCATTCGAAAAGGCCCTGCAGATCAGCCCCAAGAATATCAATGTCCGTCGCGATCTGGCGACAGCGTATCTGCATCTGAACGAGAACGAAATCGCCGAGCGTACGTTGCTCGAAGCGGAGGGCATGTACACCGAGGGCGAATCCCACACGACGTGGCTACTCTCGATGGTGGGCCTGTACCAGGATTTGAGACAGTACGAGAAGGCACTCGAGTACATCCAGAAGTTGCTGGAAGAAAACCCGGATGAGCCCGTGTATCGCGAGCAGGAGATGATTTTCCTGGCAACGCTCGGTCGCACGGATGAAGTCACGGAGAAGCTGAACAGCTACATTCGCGACTACAGTATCGACGAGCCGATGCAGACGAAACTGACTCGCGCGAGCGTTTATCAGGCGCTTGGGGAAACCGACCGTGCGATCGGCGTGTTGCGGCCGCTCGTCTCGGACAATCCGAATGACATCGAATTGCTGTACCGACTCGCCAATCTGTACGGCGAGCAAGAGGAGGTGAACCTGGCCGAGCATTACTACGACGCCGTCATCGAAGAATCGGAAGGCAATCCCGAGTTGGTCGGTATGCTGCTCAATGCGTGCAACAACCTGGCCTACCTGTACGCCACCACCGGAACGGATCTTGATCGTGCAGAGGAATTGGTCGGGCGGGCGCTGGAACTGGCTCCGCGTGCAGGGTACATTCTGGACACGATGGGCTGGGTAAAATTCCAGCAGAAGCAGTACGCGGAAGCGGAGGACTGGCTGAAGCGCGCCGAGAAGTTGAGCCTCGACGATGCAGAGTTGCTCGAGCACCTTGGCGATCTTTACGAGGCGACAAACCGCCCGGAACTGGCGCGTCGATATTATGAGAAGGCCGCGAAGATCGATCCGAAGAGCGCCGCGGCCGAGAAGTTGAAGGAACTGGGGACGGAGTGA
- a CDS encoding VWA domain-containing protein, whose amino-acid sequence MEFEFTSFDPEVSKEINRQKLLKLFLELLNRTSGDAQQALDYMEDMWESSRLEKMTGISFEEFRDYLEQQGLLEHNPATGTLNATHRADMEIQKQAFEEIFQDLSKGDIGEHSTSHSGQGGEKLADTRPYEWGDSIQDINFPKSIGNALVRSGFDSFSLQEEDLESHQTEHLTTTATVILIDISHSMILYGEDRITPAKKVAMSLVGYIQQKYPKDTIDVVLFGDEAFEVPLDQLARISVGPYHTNTKAGLQMSQRLLMRRKALNKQVFMITDGKPSAITEQGQIYKNPFGLDPKIVNQTINEATQLRRKGITITTFMITTDPYLQDFVDRLTRANRGRAYYATLDKLGSFIFADYGRNKKKRV is encoded by the coding sequence TTGGAGTTTGAATTCACATCGTTCGACCCGGAAGTCTCGAAAGAGATCAACCGCCAGAAGCTCCTGAAGCTCTTCCTGGAACTGCTGAATCGCACGTCCGGCGATGCCCAGCAAGCGCTCGACTACATGGAAGACATGTGGGAGTCGAGTCGCCTGGAGAAGATGACGGGCATCTCGTTCGAGGAGTTTCGCGATTACCTCGAGCAGCAGGGCCTGCTGGAACACAACCCAGCCACCGGCACGCTGAACGCCACGCATCGCGCAGACATGGAAATCCAGAAGCAGGCTTTCGAGGAGATCTTCCAGGACCTGTCGAAAGGCGACATCGGGGAACACTCAACGTCGCATTCCGGCCAAGGCGGAGAGAAACTGGCCGACACACGCCCGTACGAATGGGGCGATTCCATCCAGGACATCAATTTCCCGAAGTCGATCGGGAATGCGCTGGTGCGAAGCGGTTTCGATTCGTTCTCGCTGCAGGAAGAAGACCTCGAGTCCCATCAGACGGAGCACCTTACGACGACCGCGACGGTTATCCTGATCGATATCAGTCACTCGATGATTCTCTACGGCGAAGACCGCATCACGCCGGCGAAGAAGGTGGCGATGTCCCTGGTCGGGTACATCCAGCAGAAATACCCGAAGGACACGATCGACGTCGTCCTGTTTGGCGATGAGGCCTTCGAAGTGCCGCTCGATCAGTTGGCGCGCATCAGTGTCGGGCCGTACCACACAAACACGAAGGCTGGCCTGCAAATGTCGCAACGGCTTCTGATGCGTCGCAAAGCGCTGAACAAGCAGGTCTTCATGATCACGGATGGCAAGCCGAGCGCGATCACGGAGCAGGGACAGATTTACAAGAATCCGTTCGGGCTGGATCCGAAGATTGTGAATCAGACGATCAACGAAGCGACGCAATTGCGACGCAAGGGCATCACCATCACGACGTTCATGATCACGACGGATCCGTATCTGCAGGATTTTGTCGATCGGCTGACGCGCGCGAATCGGGGACGTGCGTATTACGCGACGCTGGACAAACTCGGTTCTTTTATTTTCGCAGACTACGGACGAAACAAAAAGAAACGGGTGTAG
- a CDS encoding metal-dependent hydrolase, with amino-acid sequence MDFVTHTLVGAGAARLACPQKEWLPQLTLSAVLGSLLIDADPWLYLIDPAYYGKYHRVASHCLMGLVVMSLVCAGLAWSMSSVKPWRRFGWFVSDNLQRQEEPPSRAPFRLLLFVAACAVVLHFLGDIITGFGNMLPFWPFSNMDYSMHAVSSFDVAIFSTTLLWHVLLRTLKLSRRREAILSAGYFVLVVVYILFRWKFGPTTVW; translated from the coding sequence ATGGACTTTGTGACGCATACACTCGTTGGAGCCGGCGCCGCGCGACTTGCCTGTCCGCAGAAGGAATGGCTGCCGCAACTCACACTCTCCGCGGTCCTCGGCAGCCTGCTGATCGACGCCGATCCGTGGCTCTACCTGATCGATCCCGCATACTACGGCAAGTACCATCGCGTCGCGTCTCATTGCCTGATGGGGCTGGTAGTGATGTCGCTCGTCTGCGCCGGTCTTGCGTGGTCAATGAGCAGTGTAAAGCCATGGCGGAGATTCGGCTGGTTCGTGTCGGACAATCTTCAACGCCAGGAAGAACCGCCCTCACGCGCACCATTCCGACTCCTGCTGTTTGTTGCGGCGTGCGCGGTGGTGCTGCACTTCCTCGGCGATATCATCACGGGATTCGGAAACATGCTTCCCTTCTGGCCGTTCAGCAACATGGACTACTCCATGCACGCGGTCAGCAGCTTCGATGTGGCCATCTTCTCGACAACACTGCTCTGGCACGTATTATTGAGAACTCTAAAACTAAGCCGACGGAGAGAAGCGATTCTCTCCGCCGGATACTTCGTTCTGGTTGTCGTTTACATTTTGTTCCGCTGGAAGTTCGGCCCGACCACGGTGTGGTAA
- a CDS encoding helicase C-terminal domain-containing protein, translated as MKLKSILKTLSVEQLQGVQEHWGIAPADLEVADSEQEKQDILINNLYQRLQNRNAWETATESLSERERNLINFLTIHGGDLEEEEVLRRFFEGDRKTMTETIDSLAQRGIVFNDEVPVTQPLNLVGIPEPFLRYIDLPSFWEGYLGHFLKELSNNELKHIATQGLRLHPESANKNYLIHIIRQALLDPKFLRRYLDRLTDGQRSVFQSLASRKGVSVYRDLLELNVQRRYDHSRGDSIHWLLNTSGLVFTAVPGGNKYNNLLMIPRDIMYIISNHFQSDTRTFKELDSVTVVEKEKKPTAIMDNSNTLLRDIVVFCNYVDRYPVRVLATGGIGKNDLKKIMPLLSRFKSLKYAEFLSLFLIQKKFLASTGESYRVSHTFLEWLENSQNAFQDIFSWWLTTTGWNEEFVEGNTVHIEPAPTGLVSIVAFRRVVLDVLTEMPRDRWCVEDGFYEEVLPRIQQDIPRRNEPLSYDKHTRSNELVIESIMAECLHWLGILAIGLKNEKDADLVGMRLGDGKTMKARGGSRGRPRKQKQLQYTFRFTDLGRFIFSRPMDRWDNLFDKEHPNEVLPLRYDVDSFIVQPTHEVIVPPDLELRTFYHLNEIGHVKSIDVMSLLTITKSSIREGLDRGLSGDEIQEFLKKHSRTPIPDSLTILVRECSEKHGEVNMGYAGGFIIMDDEVLLTQIRANRRISPSIKNIYDERVVLLNTDVDLKKVARELQKVGFMPRLESEHVHVREDERFNLSLTREDMVKLIASLRFTLDVAKNEKGRQVADERLSPLLERLKIDPRAFAALNDLADPLVSTWKKAVETATETRVSNVKREYKKQISHLVTTSVPTGPSKYNFSGPNPAEQASDIRRMLDFAIENEFEVEIHYIKANRDEVDELIAPESLERDRLYAHCRTRDAYSVYRVDRIMESKLV; from the coding sequence ATGAAGCTGAAGAGCATTCTTAAAACACTCTCCGTAGAGCAACTTCAAGGAGTCCAGGAGCACTGGGGTATTGCTCCAGCGGACCTGGAAGTGGCCGATTCGGAACAGGAAAAGCAAGACATCCTGATCAACAACCTCTACCAGCGTCTGCAGAACCGAAACGCCTGGGAAACGGCCACGGAGAGTCTCTCCGAGCGCGAGAGAAACCTGATCAACTTCCTGACGATTCATGGCGGCGACCTGGAGGAAGAAGAAGTCCTCCGGCGTTTTTTCGAGGGCGATCGCAAGACCATGACGGAGACGATCGACTCGCTGGCGCAGCGCGGCATCGTGTTCAACGACGAAGTGCCGGTGACGCAGCCGCTGAACCTCGTCGGTATTCCCGAGCCTTTCTTGCGTTACATCGATCTGCCGTCCTTCTGGGAAGGCTATCTCGGCCACTTCCTGAAGGAACTCTCGAACAACGAGTTGAAGCACATTGCCACGCAGGGCCTTCGGCTGCATCCGGAATCGGCGAACAAGAACTATCTGATTCACATCATCCGCCAGGCGCTCCTGGATCCGAAATTCCTGCGCCGGTATCTTGATCGTTTGACCGACGGACAGCGCTCCGTATTCCAGAGCCTTGCCTCGCGAAAAGGCGTTTCCGTCTATCGCGACTTGCTCGAGCTGAATGTCCAGCGGCGCTACGATCACTCGCGTGGGGATTCGATCCACTGGTTGCTGAACACCAGCGGTCTCGTCTTCACGGCGGTTCCGGGAGGCAACAAGTACAACAACCTCCTGATGATCCCGCGCGACATCATGTACATCATCTCGAATCACTTCCAGTCCGACACGCGCACATTCAAGGAACTGGACTCGGTCACCGTCGTTGAGAAGGAAAAGAAGCCGACGGCGATTATGGATAACTCCAACACGTTGCTGCGCGATATCGTCGTGTTCTGCAACTACGTCGATCGGTATCCGGTGCGCGTGCTGGCGACGGGCGGAATCGGCAAGAACGACCTGAAGAAAATCATGCCGTTGCTCAGTCGATTCAAGTCGCTGAAATACGCGGAATTCTTGTCGCTATTCCTGATTCAGAAGAAGTTCCTCGCCTCGACCGGCGAGTCCTATCGAGTTTCTCACACGTTCCTGGAGTGGCTGGAAAACAGTCAGAATGCGTTCCAGGACATCTTCAGTTGGTGGCTCACAACGACCGGCTGGAACGAGGAATTCGTCGAAGGCAACACGGTGCATATTGAGCCTGCGCCGACCGGCCTCGTTTCGATCGTTGCATTCCGCCGGGTCGTGCTGGATGTGCTGACGGAAATGCCGCGGGATCGTTGGTGCGTCGAGGACGGCTTTTATGAGGAAGTCTTGCCTCGTATTCAGCAGGATATTCCGCGACGGAACGAGCCGCTCAGTTACGACAAGCATACGCGAAGCAATGAGCTTGTGATCGAATCGATTATGGCGGAGTGCCTGCATTGGCTCGGCATTCTGGCGATCGGTCTGAAGAACGAGAAGGATGCCGACCTTGTCGGGATGCGCCTTGGCGACGGCAAAACGATGAAGGCTCGCGGTGGCAGCCGTGGGCGCCCGCGCAAGCAGAAGCAACTGCAGTACACGTTCCGATTCACGGACCTGGGGCGTTTCATCTTCTCCCGTCCGATGGATCGTTGGGACAACCTGTTCGACAAGGAACACCCGAACGAAGTGCTGCCACTGCGGTACGACGTTGATTCATTCATTGTTCAGCCGACCCACGAAGTGATCGTGCCACCGGACCTGGAGTTGCGCACGTTCTATCACCTGAACGAGATCGGCCACGTGAAATCCATCGACGTGATGTCGCTGCTGACAATCACGAAAAGCAGTATTCGCGAAGGACTCGATCGCGGCTTGAGCGGAGACGAGATTCAGGAATTCCTGAAGAAGCACAGCCGGACTCCGATCCCCGACTCGCTGACGATTCTGGTTCGCGAATGTAGTGAAAAGCACGGCGAGGTGAACATGGGCTACGCCGGCGGCTTCATCATCATGGATGACGAGGTCTTGCTGACGCAGATTCGTGCGAATCGTCGTATCTCACCATCGATTAAGAACATCTACGACGAACGCGTGGTCCTGCTGAACACCGACGTCGATCTGAAGAAGGTCGCACGCGAACTGCAGAAGGTCGGCTTCATGCCGCGCTTGGAAAGCGAACATGTCCACGTTCGCGAAGACGAACGCTTCAATTTATCGCTGACCCGCGAGGACATGGTGAAGCTGATCGCGTCGCTGCGCTTTACGCTCGATGTCGCGAAGAATGAGAAGGGACGCCAGGTCGCAGACGAACGCCTCTCGCCCTTGCTGGAGCGCCTGAAGATCGATCCGCGCGCCTTTGCAGCGCTGAACGATCTTGCCGATCCGCTTGTCAGCACGTGGAAGAAGGCCGTCGAGACCGCCACCGAAACCCGCGTTTCAAACGTCAAGCGTGAATACAAGAAGCAGATCTCTCACCTTGTGACGACGTCTGTACCGACGGGGCCGTCGAAGTACAACTTCTCTGGACCAAACCCCGCCGAGCAGGCTTCCGACATTCGTCGCATGTTGGACTTCGCTATCGAAAACGAGTTCGAGGTGGAGATTCACTACATCAAGGCGAACCGCGACGAAGTGGATGAACTCATCGCGCCGGAGAGCCTGGAGCGCGATCGCCTGTATGCGCATTGCCGCACGCGCGACGCGTATTCCGTGTATCGCGTCGATCGGATCATGGAGTCAAAGCTGGTCTGA
- a CDS encoding DEAD/DEAH box helicase produces the protein MNGYNPDNPLIAQADMSVLLEVNSPHYADCRDQLARFAELVKSPEHIHTYQITPLSLWNAAASGMTAEEISTALYQYAKYPVPENVMIEVREQVGRYGRLQLTKEGDSLFLSSTDKPTMAQVVRLKSVKPFIAEVIDDLKVRVEQANRGLLKQALIKAKLPVEDLAGYTEGEALDISIRGALGSNGKPFRLREYQQDAADIFYAAGGVRGGSGVLVLPCGAGKTVIGIATMARVKQRTLILTTNITALRQWIDELVDKTTLTRDEVGEYSGERKDIRPVTVSTYQLLTYRKSKGDEFVHMDLFNAENWGLIIYDEVHMLPAPVFRTVANIQARRRLGLTATLVREDGREDDVFSLIGPKKFDMPWKQLEGQGWIATAICVEIRVPLPQPMRVDYAVADQREQFRMASENPAKMGVIHRLIERHRGDNIMIIGQYLDQLDKLAAEFKAPIITGKTPNKEREDIYSRFKTKELKMIIVSKVANFAIDLPDANVAIQVSGTFGSRQEEAQRLGRVLRPKGEGVENIAHFYSVVTRDTKEQEFAYNRQMFLTQQGYAYQIEFEELEEAESESTKTKKK, from the coding sequence ATGAATGGATACAACCCGGATAATCCCCTGATTGCCCAGGCAGACATGTCGGTTCTGTTGGAAGTCAACAGCCCGCACTATGCCGACTGCCGGGATCAGTTGGCGCGTTTCGCGGAACTCGTCAAATCCCCGGAGCATATACATACCTACCAGATTACCCCGTTGAGCCTGTGGAATGCAGCGGCTTCGGGGATGACCGCGGAGGAAATCAGCACGGCCCTGTACCAGTACGCAAAGTACCCGGTGCCGGAAAACGTGATGATCGAAGTCCGCGAGCAGGTCGGTCGCTACGGTCGGCTGCAACTCACCAAGGAAGGCGATTCCCTCTTCCTCAGTTCTACCGACAAACCGACCATGGCCCAGGTCGTTCGCCTGAAGTCGGTCAAGCCGTTCATTGCGGAAGTTATCGACGACCTGAAGGTCCGCGTTGAGCAAGCCAACAGGGGGCTGCTGAAGCAGGCTCTGATTAAGGCGAAGCTGCCCGTCGAGGATCTGGCCGGCTACACAGAAGGCGAAGCCCTCGACATCTCGATCCGCGGGGCGCTGGGCTCCAACGGAAAGCCCTTCCGCTTGCGCGAGTACCAGCAGGATGCCGCGGACATTTTCTACGCGGCGGGCGGAGTTCGGGGTGGCAGCGGCGTATTGGTCCTGCCCTGCGGCGCCGGCAAGACCGTGATCGGCATCGCCACGATGGCCCGTGTGAAGCAGCGGACGCTGATTCTGACGACGAATATTACAGCCCTTCGCCAGTGGATCGATGAACTGGTGGACAAGACAACACTGACCCGCGACGAGGTGGGGGAGTACTCCGGCGAGCGCAAGGATATCCGGCCGGTGACCGTCTCCACCTACCAGTTGTTGACATATCGGAAGAGCAAGGGTGACGAGTTCGTCCACATGGACTTGTTCAACGCCGAAAATTGGGGCTTGATAATTTACGACGAAGTCCACATGCTTCCGGCGCCGGTATTTAGAACAGTGGCCAACATCCAGGCACGCCGCCGTCTCGGGCTGACCGCGACGCTCGTGCGTGAGGATGGACGGGAAGATGACGTGTTTTCGCTGATCGGACCGAAGAAATTCGACATGCCGTGGAAGCAACTGGAAGGACAGGGCTGGATCGCAACGGCGATCTGCGTCGAGATCCGCGTCCCACTTCCCCAGCCCATGCGTGTCGATTACGCCGTGGCGGATCAGCGTGAGCAATTCCGGATGGCATCCGAGAATCCGGCCAAGATGGGCGTGATTCATCGGCTGATTGAACGCCATCGCGGCGATAATATCATGATCATCGGTCAGTATCTCGACCAGTTGGACAAACTTGCCGCGGAGTTCAAAGCTCCTATTATCACCGGCAAGACGCCCAACAAGGAGCGCGAGGACATCTACTCGCGCTTCAAGACGAAGGAATTGAAGATGATCATCGTGTCGAAGGTCGCGAACTTCGCCATCGACCTGCCAGACGCCAATGTGGCGATCCAGGTCAGCGGCACGTTCGGATCACGACAGGAAGAAGCGCAACGGTTGGGGCGTGTGCTGCGGCCCAAGGGAGAAGGCGTCGAGAACATCGCGCATTTCTACTCGGTCGTGACACGCGACACGAAGGAACAGGAATTCGCGTACAATCGCCAGATGTTCCTGACACAGCAAGGCTATGCCTACCAGATCGAGTTTGAGGAGCTGGAAGAGGCCGAGTCGGAGTCGACGAAAACTAAGAAGAAGTAA